The Plantactinospora sp. KBS50 sequence ATCGGCTCGATCGTCGTGGCGTTGCTGGTGGGATGCTTCGGCCTCAGCGGCGCGCGGGCCGGCTGGGGAGCCTGGGCCGCGGGGGCGTTCGCCGTGCTCAGCGGGCTCGCCGGGCTGGCCGCGGTGGTCCTCGGCCTGATCGGGCGGCGGCAGATCAACCGGCCGGCACCGCCGCCGGCGGTCCGGTTCACCGGCCGCGGCATCGCGCTGGCCGGGATCAGCTGCGGGGCCGCCGGCCTGGGTCTGACCGTGCTGGCGTTCATCGCCAGCCTGGTCGCCACCGTCGTCTGAGCCGTCCCGGGGTGTTCACGCCCGCCGCCGTTCGGGAGGTCGGAACGTCGGTGCCGCGGGTTGGGCGATGATCGGACCACCTGGGCGGTGTGCCGGTTTGGGCGCTACACTTGACTACCGGAGCCGCCCATGTGGGCGGGCGACACGGTGACACGGGCCGGACGAGAGCAATCGCACACTCTCCCCGGGCATTCCGTTTTGACCTGTGCCCGTCTGGTGGGTACGCTTTTCCTGTGCTCGGGTTCGCCCGAGCAATTTGCGCGTGCGCTCGTGCCGGCAGGATCGCCTTCCGCAGGCGGCGCGTGACAGTCACAAGGACGCGCGTCCGCAGGGCGTGCGCGGAGAAGATCCCGAGCAGGTGCGAACGTGTGAGGGAAAACCGTGAGCGGGCGACACGCCCGACCGCGGGTGCCGGGACCACCGCCTCGGGGGTTGCGGTTCGGAAGGTAAGAGGGTCGCCCACCCAGGGAGACCACGGTAGAACGGCGCGGCCACAGCGGTGGCCGAAGGGAGCGGAGAAACCCGGTGCCAACGATCCAGCAGCTGGTCCGCAAGGGCCGCCAGGCAAAGACCACGAAGACCAAGACGCCGGCGCTGAAGGGCAGCCCGCAGCGGCGCGGCGTGTGCACGCGCGTTTACACCACCACCCCGAAGAAGCCCAACTCGGCGCTGCGCAAGGTCGCTCGTGTCAAGCTGAGCAGCCAGATCGAGGTGACGGCGTACATCCCTGGTGTCGGGCACAACCTGCAGGAGCACTCGATCGTGCTCGTCCGCGGCGGCCGGGTGAAGGACCTCCCCGGTGTGCGGTACAAGATCATTCGCGGTTCGCTGGACACCCAGGGTGTTCGCAACCGCAAGCAGGCCCGCAGCCGCTACGGCGCCAAGAAGGAGAAGAGCTGACATGCCGCGTAAGGGCCCCGCACCGCGTCGACCGCTGATCGCCGACCCGGTGTACAACTCGCCGCTGGTCACCCAGCTGGTGAACAAGATCCTCCTGCGTGGCAAGCGTCAGCTCGCCGAGAAGATCGTCTACGCCGCCCTCGAGGGCTGCCGGGAGAAGTCCGGCACCGACCCCGTGGTGACGCTCAAGCGGGCGATGGACAACGTGAAGCCGACCCTCGAGGTCCGCAGCCGCCGGGTCGGTGGCGCCACGTACCAGGTCCCGGTCGAGGTCCGGCCGGCTCGCGCGACCACCCTCGGCCTGCGCTGGCTGGTCTCCTACTCGCGCGCCCGCCGGGAGAAGACCATGGTCGAGCGCCTGATGAACGAGCTGCTCGACGCGAGCAACGGTCTTGGTGCCGCCGTGAAGCGGCGCGAGGACACGCACAAGATGGCGGAGTCGAACAAGGCCTTCGCGCACTACCGCTGGTGAAACCAGTCATCGAGACGACGATAAGTAGGGATTGAAGTGGCCGCCGCAGAAGCGCTCGCCAAGGTACGCAACATCGGCATCATGGCGCACATCGATGCCGGTAAGACCACCACCACTGAGCGGATCCTGTTCTACACCGGCATCACGTACAAGATCGGTGAGGTCCACGAGGGCGCTGCCGTCATGGACTGGATGGAGCAGGAGCAGGAGCGGGGGATCACCATCACCTCCGCCGCGACCAAGTGTGAGTGGAAGGGCCACACGATCCAGATCATCGACACGCCCGGCCACGTCGACTTCACGGTCGAGGTCGAGCGGTCGCTGCGGGTGCTCGACGGCGCGGTCGCGGTCTACGACGGTGTGGCCGGCGTCGAGCCGCAGACCGAGAACGTCTGGCGCCAGGCGGACAAGTACAACGTCCCCCGGATGTGCTTCGTCAACAAGCTCGACCGGACGGGCGCGGACTTCTTCCGCTGCGTGCAGATGATGATCGACCGGCTGAACGCCACTCCGCTGGTGCTGCAGATCCCGATCGGCCTTGAGGCCGACCACATCGGCGTCGTCGACCTGGTCGGCATGCGGGCCCTCACCTGGCGCGGCGAGACCGTCAAGGGCGAGGACTACACGATCGAGGAGATCCCGGCCGACCTCGCCGACAGCGCCGCCGAGTGGCGCGAGAAGCTGATCGAGACCCTCGCCGACGTGGACGACTCCATCATGGAGAAGTACCTCGAGGGCGAGGATCTGTCGGTCGACGAGATCAAGCACGCCATTCGCCGGGCCACCATCGCCGGCAAGGCCAACCCGGTCGTCTGCGGTTCGGCGTTCAAGAACAAGGGCGTGCAGCCCATGCTCGACGCCGTGGTCGACTACCTGCCGTCGCCGCTGGACGTTCCGGCGATCGAGGGCACGGCGACCGACGGCGAGACGCCGATGCAGCGCAAGCCGTCCACCTCGGAGCCGTTCTCCGGCCTGGCCTTCAAGATCCAGACCGACAAGCACCTCGGCAAGCTCACCTACGTCCGGGTCTACTCCGGCGTGGTCGAGTCCGGGTCCCAGGTGGTCAACTCCACCAAGGACCGCAAGGAGCGGATCGGCAAGATCTACCAGATGCACGCGAACAAGCGTGAGGAGCGGTCGAGCGCCGCGGCCGGCGAGATCATCGCCGTCCAGGGCCTCAAGCAGACCACCACCGGCGACACGCTCTGCGACCCGGCGAACCCGGTGATCCTGGAGTCGATGACGTTCCCGGAGCCGGTCATCGAGGTGGCCATCGAGCCGAAGACCAAGGCCGACCAGGAGAAGCTCAGCACCGCCATCCAGCGGCTCGCCGAGGAGGACCCGACCTTCCGGGTCAAGCTCGACGACCAGACCGGTCAGACGGTCATCTCCGGCATGGGCGAGCTGCACCTGGACATCCTGGTGGACCGGATGCGCCGCGAGTTCAACGTCGAGGCCAACATCGGCAAGCCGCAGGTCGCGTACCGCGAGACCATCCGCCGCAAGGTGGAGAAGGTCGAGTACACGCACAAGAAGCAGACCGGTGGTTCGGGTCAGTACGCGCGGGTCATCGTCAACCTGGAGCCGCTGCCGATGGGCAGCGACGCCCCGACGTACGAGTTCGCCAACGAGGTCACCGGCGGACGCGTGCCGAGGGAGTTCATCCCGTCGGTGGACGCCGGCGCCCAGGACGCCATGCAGTACGGCATCCTGGCCGGCTTCCCGCTGGTCGGCCTCAAGCTGACGCTGACGGACGGCCAGTACCACGAGGTCGACTCCTCGGAAATGGCGTTCAAGATCGCCGGTTCGATGGTGCTCAAGGAGGCGGCCCGCAAGGCCGACCCGGCGCTGCTCGAGCCGATGATGGCGGTCGAGGTCACCACGCCCGAGGAGAACATGGGCGACGTGATCGGCGACCTGAACTCCCGTCGCGGCATCATCCAGGCGATGGAGGAGCGCAGCGGCGCCCGCGTCGTCCGGGCCCTGGTGCCGCTGTCGGAGATGTTCGGCTACGTCGGCGATCTGCGGTCCAAGACCCAGGGCCGGGCGAGCTACAGCATGCAGTTCGACTCCTACGCCGAGGTTCCGGCCAACGTGGCGAAGGAGATCATCGCGAAGGCGACCGGCGAGTGAGCCCTCGGGCGCACCTCGCGGGTCACCGGGTCCGGTGATACCGCACTGGTCGCGGGCGGGTAACCTCGCCCGCGACCGGCACGGGGCGAGCTGCACGAGACCAGTCGAAATGGTTTCACCGCCGCACGACCCAGTGCTGTCCGGCGCGGTCAGCCGCACCGGAAAGCCAGTGCTTCCCGGCCCCTAGGGCCGGAAGGGCTGTCGACAGAGTCCCAACGCCGAACGGCGTGCCGGGCGTACGAACCAAGAAGTCCTTGAGGAGGACACCAAGTGGCGAAGGCGAAGTTCGAGCGGACTAAGCCGCACGTCAACATCGGCACCATTGGTCACATCGACCACGGTAAGACGACGCTGACGGCGGCCATTACGAAGGTCCTGCACGACAAGTACCCGGACATCAACCCGTACACGCCGTTCGACGAGATCGACAAGGCGCCGGAGGAGAAGGCCCGGGGCATCACGATCTCCATCGCGCACGTCGAGTACCAGACCGAGGCGCGGCACTACGCGCACGTCGACTGCCCCGGTCACGCCGACTACATCAAGAACATGATCACCGGTGCCGCCCAGATGGACGGCGCGATCCTGGTGGTGGCGGCGACCGACGGCCCGATGCCGCAGACCCGTGAGCACGTGCTGCTGGCCCGTCAGGTCGGTGTGCCGTACATCGTCGTGGCGCTCAACAAGAGCGACATGGTGGACGACGAGGAGCTGCTTGAGCTCGTCGAGCTCGAGGTTCGCGAGCTGCTCTCGTCGCAGGAGTACCCGGGCGACGACCTGCCGGTCGTGCGCGTCTCGGCGCTCAAGGCGCTGGAGGGCGACCCGGAGTGGACCGAGCGGCTGATGGAGCTGATGAACGCGGTGGACACCGCGATTCCGCAGCCCGAGCGGGAGACCGACCGGCCGTTCCTCATGCCGATCGAGGACGTCTTCACGATCACCGGTCGCGGTACGGTCGTCACCGGCCGCGCCGAGCGGGGCATCCTCAAGCCGAACGAGGAGGTGGAGCTCGTCGGCATCCGCGAGAAGTCGATGAAGACCACCTGCACCGGCATCGAGATGTTCCGCAAGCTGCTGGACGAGGCGCGGGCCGGTGAGAACGTCGGTCTGCTGCTGCGTGGTGTGAAGCGCGAGGACGTCGAGCGCGGCATGGTGGTCGTCAAGCCGGGCACCACCACCCCGCACACGGAGTTCGAGGCGACGGTCTACATCCTCTCCAAGGAGGAGGGTGGCCGCCACACCCCGTTCTTCCAGAACTACCGTCCGCAGTTCTACTTCCGGACCACGGACGTCACCGGCGTCGTCACGCTGCCCGAGGGCACCGAGATGGTCATGCCGGGCGACAACACCTCGATGACCGTCAAGCTGATCCAGCCGATCGCGATGGAGGACAACCTCAAGTTCGCGATCCGCGAGGGCGGCCGGACGGTTGGCGCGGGTCGCGTCACCAAGATTCTCAAGTGAGTCAGGTAACCCCGATTGGCGTTGCCGTGCGCTAGTACGGCATACTAGTCAGGTTGCGTAGGCGACGGGTGGTTGGCTGCCCTGGTGGCCAACCACCCTCGCTCGGCGTCCGGGTTCAGGCACGACGTTCCCGGCGCTCCCGACCTCCTGCACGGGCCTCGGGGTCGCTCCGCGCGGAGCGTGTCCCGTACGGCCACGGTGTGCCGGGCCGCCGTTCACGGTGGGCCGGAACCGATCGCGGACCTCCGGATTCCCGGAGTGCGAAGCAAGGGCGCGACACGCCCGACCGCGGGGGTCGGCGGAGCGGGGTCCAGCCAGCCGGCGGACCTCCGCACAACAGCGGCATCGAGAGAAGGAACAGAAGCCACCATGGCGGGACAGAAGATCCGCATCCGGCTCAAGGCCTATGACCACGAGGTCGTCGACTCCTCGGCGCGGAAGATCGTCGAGACGGTGACGCGTACCGGGGCGCAGGTCGCGGGCCCGGTGCCGCTGCCCACGGAGATCAACCGTTTCTGCGTGATCCGTTCGCCGCACAAGTACAAGGACTCGCGCGAGCACTTCGAGATGCGCACGCACAAGCGTCTGATCGACATCATCGACCCGACCCCCAAGACGGTCGACTCGCTCATGCGCCTCGACCTGCCGGCTGGCGTCGACATCGAGATCAAGCTGTAGGGACCGGACTAATGGACAGGCAAGTTAAGGGCATCCTGGGCGCCAAGCTCGGCATGACCCAGGTCTGGGACAACAACCGCGTTGTCCCGGTGACCGTGGTGCAGGCCGGCCCGTGCGTCGTGACCCAGGTCCGTACCGCCGACAAGGACGGCTACGCCGCGGTCCAGTTGGCGTACGGCGCGATCGACCCGCGGAAGGTGAACAAGCCCGAGAGCGGGCACTTCGCCAAGTCCGGTGCTGCTCCGCGCCGGCACCTCGTCGAGCTGCGCACCACCGACGCGACCGACTACGAGCTCGGCCAGGAGGTCACCGTCGAGGCTTTCGAGCCGGGCAGCGTGATCGACGTGACCGGCCGGACCAAGGGCAAGGGCTACGCCGGTGTGATGAAGCGGCACGGCTTCCACGGTCTGCGCGCGAGCCACGGTGTCGAGCGCAAGCACCGCTCGCCGGGCTCCATCGGCGGCTGCGCCACCCCGGGCCGGGTCTTCAAGGGCATGCGGATGGCCGGCCGGATGGGCCGGGTCCGCTACACCGTGCAGAACCTGCGGATCCAGGCCGTCGACCCGGAGAACAACCTGCTGCTGGTGCGCGGCGCCATCCCGGGCCCCAAGGGCGCCCTGGTGCTGGTCCGCTCGGCGGCCAAGGACCAGGTCAAGAAGGGGGCCGGCAAGTGACCACCGTTGACGTACTGAACGTCGAGGGCGCCAAGAGCGGCTCGGTCGAGCTGCCCGCGGACGTCTTCGATGTGCAGGCCAACGTGCCGCTGATGCACCAGGTCGTGGTGGCCCAGCTCGCGGCCGCCCGGCAGGGCACGCACAAGACGAAGACCCGCGGCGAGGTGTCCGGCGGCGGCGTGAAGCCGTACAAGCAGAAGGGCACCGGTCGGGCCCGGCAGGGTTCGATCCGCGCGCCGCAGTTCGCCGGCGGCGGTGTCGTGCACGGCCCGGTGCCGCGCGACTACCGGCAGCGGACCCCGAAGAAGATGAAGGCGGCCGCCCTGCGGGGCGCGCTCTCCGACCGGGCGCGGGCCGGCCAGGTGTACGTGGTCGAGGCGTTCGTGGCCGGCGAGAAGCCGTCGACGAAGGCGGCCCTCGGCGTGCTGCGCAAGGTCACCGAGGCCCGCCGGGTGCTGGTGGTGCTGAGCTCCGCCGACGAGCTGAACTGGCTGTCGCTGCGCAACGAGCCGTCGGTGCACCTGATCGAGGCCGGCCAGCTGAACACCTACGACGTGCTGGTCGCCGACGACGTGGTCTTCACCAGGGACGCGTTGGACGAGTTCCTCGGCGTCCCGGCCGAGTCCGGGCAGGAGGGTGACAAGTGACGACCATCGCGGACCCGCGCGACATCATCGTGGCGCCGGTCATCTCGGAGAAGAGCTACAGCGAGCTGAACCGCAACTGGTACACCTTCCTGGTGCACCCGGACGCCAACAAGACCCAGATCAAGATCGCCATCCAGCAGATCTTCGACGTCCGCGTCCTGACGGTGAACACCCTCAACCGCGAGGGCAAGCGCAAGCGGACCCGTACCGGGTTCGGCAAGCGCAAGAACACCAAGCGGGCGATGGTGAAGCTGGCTGACGGTGACCGTATCGAGGCCTTCGGCGGCCCGGTCAGCTGAGGGGTTAAAGACAAATGCCTATCCGTAAGTACAAGCCGACGACGCCGGGCCGGCGCGGTTCCAGCGTCTCCGACTTCGCCGAGATCACCCGATCGACGCCGGAGAAGTCGCTGCTTGCGCCGCTGCCGAAGAAGGGTGGCCGGAACGTCCACGGCCGGGTCACGGCCCGGCACCAGGGCGGCGGCCACAAGCGGCAGTACCGCATCATCGACTTCAAGCGGGTCGACAAGGACGGCGTGCCGGCCAAGGTCGCGCACATCGAGTACGACCCCAACCGGACCGCCCGGATCGCGCTGCTGCACTACGCGGACGGCGAGAAGCGCTACATCCTCGCCCCCCGCGACCTGAAGCAGGGCGACGCGGTGGAGTCGGGGCCGAGCGCGGACATCAAGCCGGGCAACAACCTGCCGCTGCGGAACATCCCGGTCGGTACGACCGTGCACGGCGTGGAGCTGCGCCCGGGCGGCGGGGCCAAGCTGGCCCGCTCGGCCGGCGTCGGCATCCAGCTGCTGGGCCGGGAGGGTGCGTTCGCCACCCTCCGGATGCCCTCGGGTGAGATCCGCCGGGTCGACGTGCGCTGCCGCGCCACCGTCGGCGAGATCGGCAACGCCGATCAGTCAAACATCAACTGGGGCAAGGCCGGCCGGATGCGGTGGAAGGGCAAGCGCCCCAGCGTCCGCGGTGTCGCCATGAACCCGGTCGACCACCCGCATGGTGGTGGTGAGGGCAAGACCTCCGGTGGTCGCCACCCGGTGAACCCCCAGGGCAAGCCCGAGGGTCGTACCCGGCGCAAGGGTCTGCCGAGCGACCGGATGATCGTCCGCCGCCGCTACGCCACGCGGAAGCGCGGCTGAGGGAGATAAGAGATGCCTCGCAGCCTGAAGAAGGGCCCGTTCATCGACGACCACCTGCTCAAGAAGGTGGAGACGCAGAACGACAAGGGCTCGAAGAACGTCATCAAGACCTGGTCGCGGCGCTCGACGATCATCCCGGAGATGCTCGGGCACACGATCGCCGTGCATGACGGCCGCAAGCATGTCCCGGTGTTCATCACCGAGGCGATGGTCGGGCACAAGCTCGGCGAGTTCGCGTTGACCCGGACCTTCAAGGGTCACGAAAAGGACGACCGGAAGAGCCGCCGGCGCTGACGCCGCGGGCATACGGATAGAGGATCAAGGGGTTACAGCGATGCCAGTTAAGGGCGACGCTCCGGTGCTTCCGGGCGCGCGGGCGGTTGCGCGGCACGTGCGCATCTCGCCGACCAAGGCGCGCCGGGTGGTCAACCTCGTCCGCGGTCTGCCCGCGAAGGAGGCGCTCACGGTGCTCCAGTTCGCGCCGCAGGCCGCCAGTGAGCAGGTGTACAAGGTGCTCGCCAGCGCGATCGCCAACGCGGAGAACAACGAGCGGCTGGACCCCGACGCGCTGCTCGTCAGCGAGGCGTTCGTGGACGAGGGCCCGACCATGAAGCGGTTCCGGCCGCGTGCGCAGGGCCGGGCGTACCGGATCCGCAAGCGCACCTGTCACATCACGATCGCGGTCGAGGCGGTCGTGGCCGCTGCGCCGGCGCGCAAGGCCGGCAAGAAGGCCGCGCCCGCCAAGCAGAGCGCGGCGACGCAGGACGAGCCGGCCGCCGCGGCGCAGGGCGAGGCCGCGCAGACGCAGAGCAACACGGAAGGTGCCGAGTAATGGGTCAGAAGGTCCACCCGCACGGGTTCCGGCTCGGCATCTCGACCGACTGGAAGTCCCGGTGGTTCGCGGACAAGCTCTACAAGGACTACATCGGCGAGGACGTCAAGATCCGCCGGATGATGTCCAAGGGCCTGGAGCGGGCCGGTATCTCGAAGGTCGACATCGAGCGCACCCGGGACCGGGTCCGGGTCGACATCCACACCGCCCGGCCGGGCATCGTCATCGGCCGTAAGGGTGCGGAGGCCGACCGGATCCGCGGTGAGCTGGAGAAGCTGACCGGCAAGCAGGTCCAGCTCAACATCCTTGAGGTGAAGAGCCCGGAGTCGGACGCGCAGCTGGTCGCGCAGGGCGTGGCCGAGCAGCTGTCCAGCCGGGTGAGCTTCCGGCGGGCGATGCGCAAGGCCATGCAGTCGGCCATGAAGAACCCGGTCTGCAAGGGCATCCGGGTGCAGGTCTCCGGTCGTCTCGGCGGCGCGGAGATGAGCCGTACCGAGTTCTACCGCGAGGGTCGGGTTCCGCTGCACATGCTGCGGGCCAACATCGAGTACGGCTTCTTCGAGGCCCGGACCACGTTCGGCCGGATCGGCGTGAAGGTCTGGATCTACAAGGGCGACGCCGTACCCGGTCGGGAGGCACCGGCCGAGACCGCGCCGTCGCGGCCCCGCCGCGAGCGCGGCGACCGGCCCGATCGTCCGCGTCGGGGTCGGTCTGGTTCGTCCGGCACGACCGCCGGTGGCACCGAGGCCGGACGCGCCGCCGCGGCGGCGCGGGGTGGCGACACCCCCGCCGCGAGTGAGTCGGCCGGCACCGAGGCCACCGCCCCGGCTCCGGCAGAACAGCAGCAGGAGGGCTGAAGAAATGCTGATGCCGCGCAAGCCCCCGAAGGGCTTCCGCAAGCCGCACCACCCCGACCGCAGTGGCGCGTCGAAGGGCGGCAACCGGGTGGTCTTCGGCGAGTTCGGGATCCAGGCGCTTGAGCCCGCGTACGTGACGAACCGGCAGATCGAGTCGGCCCGTATCGCCATGACCCGCCACATCAAGCGTGGTGGCAAGGTGTGGATCTCCGTCTTCCCGGACCAGGCCCTGACCAAGAAGCCGGCCGAGACCCGGATGGGCTCCGGTAAGGGCTCGCCCGAGTGGTGGGTGGCCAACGTGAAGCCGGGCCGGATTCTGTTCGAGATGTCCTTCCCGAACGAGCAGATCGCGCGAGAGGCGATGCGCCGCGCGATCCACAAGCTCCCGATGAAGTGCCGCATTGTGACGCGCGAAGTGGGTGAAGCCTGATGGCAGCGGGCGTTAAGGCCGGCGAGCTGCGCGAACTCTCCGAGGAGGAGCTGGTCGCCCGGCTGCGTGAGGCCAAGGCGGAGCTGTTCAATCTCCGCGTGCAGGCCGCGACCGGGCAGCTGGACAACAACCGCAGGTTGCAGGTCATCCGGCGGGACATCGCCCGGATCTACACGATCATGCGTGAGCGTGAGCTTGGGCTTTCGGCCGCTCCCACCGAGGGGATGTCATGAGCGAAGAGACCAACACCGCCGCTGTCCAGCGGGGCCGTCGCAAGGTGCGCGAGGGCCTGGTGGTCAGCGACAAGATGGAAAAGACCGTGGTCGTCGAGGTCGAGGACCGCGTCAAGCACGCCCTGTACGGCAAGGTCATGCGCCGTACGAGCAAGCTGAAGGCGCACGACGAGCAGAACTCGGCCGGCATCGGCGACCGGGTACTGATCATGGAAACCCGCCCGCTGTCCGCCACGAAGCGGTGGCGGATCGTGGAGATCCTCGAAAAGGCCAAGTAAGAGCCGCCAGCGCTGCGCACCAGCAGGCTCACCAGTTCCGCCAAGCTCGACCGGCGTGGCCGGTCGAGAACTGGCAGACATAGGAGATAGACGTGATTCAGCAGGAGTCGCGACTGCGCGTCGCCGACAACACGGGTGCCCGGGAGATCCTGTGCATCCGGGTGCTCGGCGGCTCCGGTCGGCGCTACGCGAGCATCGGCGATGTCATCGTGGCCACGGTCAAGGACGCCATCCCGGGCGCGGGCGTTAAGAAGGGTGACGTCGTGAAGGCGGTCGTCGTCCGGACCGCGAAGGAGAAGCGCCGCCCGGACGGCTCGTACATCCGCTTCGACGAGAACGCCGCCGTCATCATCAAGGACGGCGGGGACCCGCGCGGTACCCGCATCTTCGGCCCGGTCGGCCGTGAGCTGCGGGACAAGCGGTTCATGAAGATCATTTCCCTCGCGCCGGAGGTGTTGTGACCGTGGGCATGAAGATTCGGAAGGGTGACACGGTCGTCGTCATCGCCGGCAAGGACAAGGGAGCCAAGGGCAAGGTCATCGCGGCCTACCCGCGGCAGGAGAAGGTCCTGGTCGAGGGCGTGAACCGGGTCAAGAAGCACACCCGTATCACCACCACCCAGCGTGGTGCGAAGACCGGTGGCATCGTCACTCAGGAGGCCCCGATCCACGTGTCGAACGTGATGGTCCTGGACTCCGACGGCAAGCCGACCCGGGTCGGCTACCGGTTCGACGACAACGGCCAGAAGGTCCGCATCGCACGTAGCACCGGTAAGGACCTGTGATGAGCACCGCTACCGAGACCAAGACCATCCCGCGGCTCAAGGAGCGGTACCGCAACGAGGTCGCGGCCAAGCTGCGCGAGCAGTACCAGTACGCGAACCCGATGCAGGTGCCCGGCCTGGTGAAGATCGTCGTGAACATGGGCGTCGGTGAGGCGGCCCGGGACGCGAAGCTGATCGACGGGGCGATGCGCGACCTGGCCACGATCACCGGTCAGAAGCCGCAGGTCCGCCGGGCGACCAAGTCCATCGCGCAGTTCAAGCTGCGCGAGGGCATGCCGATCGGCGCGAAGGTGACCCTGCGCGGCGACCGGATGTGGGAGTTCCTGGACCGGCTGCTGTCGATCGCGCTGCCGCGTATCCGCGACTTCCGCGGCCTGGACGGGCGCAAGCTCGACGGGCACGGCAACTACACGTTCGGCCTGACCGAGCAGTCGGTGTTCCACGAGATCGATCAGGACCGGATCGATCGGCAGCGGGGCATGGACATCACCATCGTGACGACCGCGAACACGGACGACGAGGGCCGGGAGCTGCTCAAGCACCTGGGCTTCCCGTTCCGTGCGGATCGCAACAAGGAGAGCTGAGCAGATGGCCAAGAAGGCGCTGATCCTCAAGGCGGCCGCGAAGCCGAAGTTCTCGGTTCGCGCGTACACCCGCTGCCAGCGGTGCGGACGTCCGAAGGCGGTCTACCGCAAGTTCGGCCTCTGCCGGGTCTGCATCCGGGAGATGGCCCACCGCGGTGAGCTGCCGGGTGTGTCCAAGGCTTCCTGGTAACGACCCCGTCCGGAGTTAACGCTGTAACACCTCTTCGCCGTAGGCCCACCGGCGCAACGCCC is a genomic window containing:
- the rpsC gene encoding 30S ribosomal protein S3, which gives rise to MGQKVHPHGFRLGISTDWKSRWFADKLYKDYIGEDVKIRRMMSKGLERAGISKVDIERTRDRVRVDIHTARPGIVIGRKGAEADRIRGELEKLTGKQVQLNILEVKSPESDAQLVAQGVAEQLSSRVSFRRAMRKAMQSAMKNPVCKGIRVQVSGRLGGAEMSRTEFYREGRVPLHMLRANIEYGFFEARTTFGRIGVKVWIYKGDAVPGREAPAETAPSRPRRERGDRPDRPRRGRSGSSGTTAGGTEAGRAAAAARGGDTPAASESAGTEATAPAPAEQQQEG
- the rplE gene encoding 50S ribosomal protein L5; the encoded protein is MSTATETKTIPRLKERYRNEVAAKLREQYQYANPMQVPGLVKIVVNMGVGEAARDAKLIDGAMRDLATITGQKPQVRRATKSIAQFKLREGMPIGAKVTLRGDRMWEFLDRLLSIALPRIRDFRGLDGRKLDGHGNYTFGLTEQSVFHEIDQDRIDRQRGMDITIVTTANTDDEGRELLKHLGFPFRADRNKES
- the rplX gene encoding 50S ribosomal protein L24; this translates as MKIRKGDTVVVIAGKDKGAKGKVIAAYPRQEKVLVEGVNRVKKHTRITTTQRGAKTGGIVTQEAPIHVSNVMVLDSDGKPTRVGYRFDDNGQKVRIARSTGKDL
- the rplP gene encoding 50S ribosomal protein L16 — translated: MLMPRKPPKGFRKPHHPDRSGASKGGNRVVFGEFGIQALEPAYVTNRQIESARIAMTRHIKRGGKVWISVFPDQALTKKPAETRMGSGKGSPEWWVANVKPGRILFEMSFPNEQIAREAMRRAIHKLPMKCRIVTREVGEA
- the rpmC gene encoding 50S ribosomal protein L29, encoding MAAGVKAGELRELSEEELVARLREAKAELFNLRVQAATGQLDNNRRLQVIRRDIARIYTIMRERELGLSAAPTEGMS
- the rplN gene encoding 50S ribosomal protein L14; the protein is MIQQESRLRVADNTGAREILCIRVLGGSGRRYASIGDVIVATVKDAIPGAGVKKGDVVKAVVVRTAKEKRRPDGSYIRFDENAAVIIKDGGDPRGTRIFGPVGRELRDKRFMKIISLAPEVL
- a CDS encoding type Z 30S ribosomal protein S14, which encodes MAKKALILKAAAKPKFSVRAYTRCQRCGRPKAVYRKFGLCRVCIREMAHRGELPGVSKASW
- the rpsQ gene encoding 30S ribosomal protein S17, with protein sequence MSEETNTAAVQRGRRKVREGLVVSDKMEKTVVVEVEDRVKHALYGKVMRRTSKLKAHDEQNSAGIGDRVLIMETRPLSATKRWRIVEILEKAK